A single window of Liolophura sinensis isolate JHLJ2023 chromosome 6, CUHK_Ljap_v2, whole genome shotgun sequence DNA harbors:
- the LOC135466230 gene encoding uncharacterized protein LOC135466230: MVEHPFCQPLFSTKMVEELAVLLDDVPNKVWELAEKIKMPACTPIPKFRRERFGGSPTRCVLYFFQCLCKKNSYSKEISLRMLRQILENLELERASDKVKKYQWHQRKEPQEHTDKSFLYEQNHTSRVDTGAFPDSSTCDIAVSPHKTAFSVPSTFTDDTPKGGTSPPSTTDHLPSTTNTVITGLKFKDEEDIYDDASSYTANGATSSSTPGATGLQNEDEGIYEECYLHTDSRTGTANTASTAHLSTLSDGDNTSTMCPRDTKPKGRRTKDSGYGSKLFDEK; encoded by the coding sequence ATGGTGGAACACCCCTTTTGTCAGCCACTGTTCTCAACAAAAATGGTGGAAGAATTGGCAGTGTTACTAGACGACGTTCCAAATAAAGTATGGGAACTGGCCGAAAAAATAAAGATGCCAGCCTGCACACCCATTCCAAAATTTAGACGAGAGCGTTTTGGAGGAAGTCCTACACGCTGTGTGTTGTACTTCTTCCAGTGCCTTTGCAAAAAGAACTCCTACAGCAAGGAAATTTCACTCCGTATGTTGCGTCAAATACTAGAGAATTTGGAACTTGAACGAGCATCAGATAAAGTTAAAAAGTACCAATGGCATCAAAGAAAAGAGCCACAAGAGCACACAGACAAAAGTTTTCTTTATGAACAAAACCACACATCAAGGGTGGACACTGGCGCTTTTCCAGATAGCAGCACTTGCGACATTGCAGTTTCTCCTCACAAAACGGCGTTTTCTGTCCCCTCCACGTTTACTGATGATACACCCAAGGGAGGAACATCTCCTCCGAGCACCACGGACCACCTGCCCTCAACCACCAACACTGTGATCACCGGGTTAAAATTCAAAGATGAGGAAGACATTTATGATGACGCGTCCTCTTATACCGCCAATGGTGCAACATCAAGCTCTACCCCTGGGGCTACAGGGTTACAGAACGAAGACGAGGGGATTTATGAAGAGTGTTACTTGCACACTGACAGCAGGACTGGTACTGCAAATACCGCTTCCACTGCACATCTGAGCACGCTATCTGATGGGGACAACACATCAACTATGTGCCCAAGGGACACGAAGCCTAAAGGCAGAAGAACCAAGGACAGCGGCTATGGATCCAAATTGTTCGACGAAAAATAG
- the LOC135466229 gene encoding uncharacterized protein LOC135466229 yields the protein MSSKMPSQECCFDCQFIQQSTTAEEPLKHSYGHIIVESHPHIVNGECNSEMSFRLNEYKKGNGFPRPDLTTGASEHFDSGIGLGSKPGSPTDEEVSRWEQQKMQTPTSTKDVCPKSNEQANGKPKVKPPVKPKNKSRPLLSSGAPKSSRHDKPGTDTPGRNLDHEEPPIQAGLTFDELVQKDIKNFMSRIKSGWTFSNPRFVGQEIGAEGGHLEIKSGNGNYSVHLILPEGAVNQAQPIYMAVNWNTRGISPRVKLGPPGRKFNKCVYLKIPIYSDKDKDLAVIRREDENSEWMTNPGTAKCLHLGDDAMIETSSFSDYELKPQGQFCFRWLHVFVQQGTDGDGVSVRVYLTKDQDNEALTKREKGLNGVMRRKTNIPLDNQPLRLELRCDRGLKTLDFTNYRVSVSVHGTKIMIGT from the exons ATGTCATCCAAAATGCCGAGTCAGGAATGCTGTTTTGACTGTCAATTTATCCAACAGTCAACTACAGCTGAGGAACCCCTAAAACACAGCTATGGCCACATCATAGTGGAATCCCACCCGCACATTGTTAACGGGGAATGTAATAGTGAGATGTCCTTCCGCTTAAATGAGTATAAAAAAGGTAATGGTTTTCCCCGACCAGATTTGACAACTGGAGCATCGGAACATTTCGATAGTGGCATCGGTTTAGGTAGTAAGCCGGGTTCACCGACTGACGAAGAAGTAAGTCGCTGGGAACAGCAGAAAATGCAGACTCCAACATCTACGAAAGATGTATGCCCTAAAAGCAATGAACAAGCAAACGGCAAGCCAAAAGTCAAACCCCCAGTCAAGCCAAAAAACAAATCCAGACCGCTTCTGTCTTCAGGGGCTCCAAAGAGCTCTCGTCATGACAAACCAGGGACTGATACACCTGGACGAAACCTTGACCATGAAGAACCTCCAATCCAAGCGGGACTTACATTTGACGAACTGGTCCAAAAAGACATTAAGAATTTCATGTCACGAATAAAAAGTGGCTGGACCTTTAGCAACCCAAGATTTGTCGGGCAAGAGATAGGGGCTGAGGGCGGACATTTGGAGATAAAGAGCGGTAATGGTAACTACTCGGTTCATCTAATACTTCCAGAGGGCGCTGTTAATCAGGCTCAGCCGATATATATGGCCGTGAACTGGAACACACGTGGCATTTCCCCAAGGGTCAAGCTAGGGCCTCCAGGTAGAAAGTTTAACAAGTGTGTCTATCTCAAAATTCCCATATATTCGGACAAAGACAAGGATCTAGCGGTGATCCGCCGCGAAGACGAGAACTCTGAGTGGATGACGAATCCGGGAACAGCCAAGTGTTTGCATCTTGGGGATGACGCCATGATTGAAACCTCCTCGTTCTCGGATTACGAGCTGAAACCACAGGGGCAGTTTTGTTTCCGCTGGTTACACGTCTTCGTTCAGCAGGGCACGGATGGTGATGGCGTGTCGGTCAGAGTCTACCTGACTAAAGACCAGGACAACGAA GCCCTCACAAAACGTGAGAAAGGCTTGAATGGTGTGATGAGGAGAAAAACTAACATTCCCCTGGACAATCAACCACTTCGGTTGGAACTGAGGTGCGATCGCGGATTGAAGACGTTAGACTTCACCAACTACAGGGTAAGTGTTTCCGTTCATGGGACAAAAATAATGATCGGAacttaa